From the Mycoplasmatota bacterium genome, one window contains:
- a CDS encoding AbrB/MazE/SpoVT family DNA-binding domain-containing protein, with translation MKATGVVRRIDDLGRVVIPKEIRRNLRIREGDSLEIYVDNAGDVILKKYSPVEDLSEFSQQYADALYMAIQKDIIICDRDSIVAGTANLKKKYVQKKISDQLEKFMTNRTAKVERDNAEIEITEDKKEQYEYAVQPILSNGDCVGAVIVIGNDNNKEINDIDVTSAKTAASFIGKYLEG, from the coding sequence TTGAAAGCTACAGGTGTTGTTCGTAGAATTGATGATTTAGGTCGAGTTGTAATTCCTAAAGAAATTCGCCGAAACTTGCGTATAAGAGAAGGAGATTCACTTGAAATTTACGTAGATAATGCAGGTGATGTCATATTAAAAAAATATTCACCTGTTGAAGATTTAAGTGAGTTTTCACAACAATATGCTGATGCGTTATATATGGCTATACAAAAGGATATCATCATATGTGATAGAGATTCAATTGTTGCTGGTACTGCTAACTTAAAGAAAAAGTATGTACAGAAAAAAATTAGTGATCAATTAGAAAAATTTATGACTAATAGAACAGCAAAGGTTGAAAGAGATAACGCTGAAATTGAAATTACAGAAGATAAAAAAGAACAATATGAATATGCAGTTCAACCTATATTAAGTAATGGCGATTGTGTCGGTGCAGTTATAGTCATTGGAAATGATAATAATAAAGAAATAAATGATATTGATGTTACAAGTGCAAAAACAGCAGCATCATTTATAGGTAAATACTTAGAAGGTTAA
- the pth gene encoding aminoacyl-tRNA hydrolase has protein sequence MKLIVGLGNPGRRYENTRHNIGFMVIDEFAKKEKVKLNLKTKFKGEVAQTTIHNESVILLKPNTFMNDSGKSVLALKQFYQINDEDILVIHDDLDLLCGKVRIRRKGSSGGQKGLKSIISCLNSENFNRLKIGINRDEFIPVVDYVLGKFTSEQKKEIDISIVTSVEAIYDWLTHDVVYVMNKYN, from the coding sequence ATGAAACTCATTGTTGGACTTGGAAATCCTGGTCGCAGATATGAAAATACAAGACACAATATTGGATTTATGGTTATTGATGAATTTGCGAAAAAAGAAAAAGTAAAATTAAATTTAAAAACAAAATTTAAAGGTGAAGTAGCACAAACAACTATTCATAATGAATCCGTCATTCTTCTTAAACCAAATACATTTATGAATGATTCTGGTAAATCAGTACTAGCGCTTAAACAATTTTATCAGATTAATGATGAAGATATACTAGTCATTCATGATGATCTTGATTTACTATGTGGAAAAGTTAGGATCCGGCGAAAAGGGAGTTCAGGTGGTCAAAAAGGTCTAAAATCAATCATTAGTTGTTTAAATAGTGAAAATTTCAATCGATTAAAAATTGGAATTAATCGTGATGAATTCATACCAGTTGTGGATTATGTTTTAGGAAAATTTACATCAGAACAAAAAAAAGAAATTGATATATCAATAGTAACTAGCGTAGAAGCGATTTATGATTGGTTAACACATGATGTTGTATATGTCATGAATAAGTATAACTAA
- a CDS encoding 4-(cytidine 5'-diphospho)-2-C-methyl-D-erythritol kinase, producing the protein MIIEKAPAKINLALDVLEKRKDNYHNLKMVMTTIDLYDRLTFDNIQEDKIILNSNKLYLPVDEKNLVYKVAKLIKDSYNINSGIKIFINKNIPIAAGLAGGSSDAAATIRAMNKMFKLGLSLSEMIDIGMQVGSDVPFCIYNKTAIAEGRGEIITPLNKVPKCWVVLVKPLFGVSTKEVFENININKISHPNVEKIIGAIKNQDYHSLCQSIGNFLEEVTFKLYPEVEEIKGKLQILGADAVLMSGSGPTVFGLVLKERKAKIIMNSIDRNKYETHAVRILG; encoded by the coding sequence ATGATTATTGAAAAAGCTCCTGCTAAAATAAATTTAGCACTTGACGTATTAGAAAAACGAAAAGATAATTATCACAATTTAAAAATGGTTATGACAACTATTGATTTATATGACAGATTAACTTTTGATAATATACAAGAGGATAAAATCATTTTAAATTCAAATAAGCTTTATCTACCGGTTGATGAAAAAAACTTAGTTTATAAAGTTGCAAAATTGATTAAAGATTCTTACAATATAAATTCAGGAATAAAAATCTTTATCAATAAAAATATACCTATTGCGGCTGGACTAGCTGGAGGTAGTAGTGATGCTGCAGCAACAATAAGAGCGATGAATAAAATGTTTAAATTAGGATTGAGTTTATCTGAGATGATTGATATTGGAATGCAAGTAGGATCAGATGTACCTTTTTGTATTTATAATAAAACAGCAATTGCAGAAGGAAGAGGAGAAATTATAACCCCATTAAATAAAGTTCCTAAATGTTGGGTGGTCCTTGTTAAACCACTATTTGGTGTATCTACTAAGGAAGTCTTTGAAAATATAAATATTAATAAGATATCACATCCTAATGTAGAAAAAATTATTGGTGCGATTAAAAATCAAGATTACCATTCATTGTGTCAATCAATTGGAAATTTTTTAGAAGAAGTCACTTTTAAATTATATCCTGAGGTCGAAGAGATTAAAGGTAAGTTACAAATATTAGGTGCAGATGCTGTTTTAATGAGTGGCAGTGGCCCTACTGTGTTTGGATTAGTGTTAAAAGAACGGAAAGCAAAAATTATAATGAATAGTATTGATCGAAATAAATATGAAACGCATGCAGTGCGAATTTTGGGATAA
- the glmU gene encoding bifunctional UDP-N-acetylglucosamine diphosphorylase/glucosamine-1-phosphate N-acetyltransferase GlmU, translating to MEDFAIILAAGKGKRMKSNLSKVLHPVLGKPMISHVVDNLNEICIDRKILVVSEDANDIKDLLQDKVEYVVQKERLGTAHAVRMVESLIENEEGTTIVICGDTPLITSKTINALIEYHKQKNADATVLTTIVNNPNGYGRIIRDERNQLVKIVEDKDTNNVEKLIKEVNTGTYCFNNKKLFNALKKVKNNNKQGEYYLTDVIGIIKEETGKAYPFITKDVDETLGINNRVSLEKANQILKRRINEKLMENGVAIIDKENTYISIDTVIGNDTIIYPGTVCMGKNEIGSHCTIGPNTELSNSKIGNHSKIKHSVITDSVVGDNTTVGPFAHFRNHAIIGENVRIGNFVEIKNANFGDNSNAAHLAYIGDAKIGKNVNMGCGTITVNYDGKVKHQTLIEDNVFVGCNSNLIAPVTIGDNSYIAAGSTVNKDVPSDALAIGRSKLIIKEGYAKKFKK from the coding sequence ATGGAAGATTTTGCGATTATTTTAGCCGCAGGGAAAGGGAAGCGGATGAAATCGAACCTATCTAAGGTTTTACATCCTGTTTTAGGGAAACCAATGATTAGTCATGTGGTTGATAATTTAAATGAAATATGTATAGATAGAAAAATTTTAGTTGTTTCGGAAGATGCAAATGATATAAAGGATTTATTACAAGACAAAGTTGAATATGTAGTCCAAAAAGAACGATTAGGGACAGCTCATGCTGTGAGAATGGTAGAATCATTAATTGAAAATGAGGAAGGAACGACAATTGTTATCTGTGGTGACACACCATTAATCACAAGCAAAACAATTAATGCTTTGATTGAATATCATAAACAAAAAAATGCTGATGCAACTGTTTTAACAACCATTGTTAATAATCCTAATGGTTATGGAAGAATTATTCGAGATGAAAGAAATCAATTAGTAAAAATTGTTGAAGATAAAGATACTAATAATGTCGAAAAATTAATCAAGGAAGTTAATACAGGGACGTATTGTTTTAATAATAAAAAACTCTTTAATGCCCTAAAAAAAGTGAAAAACAATAACAAACAAGGAGAGTATTATTTAACCGATGTTATTGGAATTATAAAAGAAGAAACAGGGAAGGCTTATCCTTTTATAACAAAAGATGTTGATGAAACATTGGGAATTAATAACCGTGTTTCATTAGAAAAAGCAAATCAAATATTAAAAAGAAGAATTAATGAGAAATTAATGGAAAATGGTGTAGCTATAATTGATAAAGAAAATACTTATATATCAATTGATACGGTTATTGGAAATGATACGATTATTTACCCAGGAACCGTATGTATGGGGAAAAATGAGATAGGAAGTCATTGTACCATCGGTCCTAATACAGAGTTATCTAATTCCAAAATCGGTAACCACTCTAAAATTAAACATTCTGTTATAACAGATAGTGTTGTTGGAGATAATACAACGGTAGGACCATTTGCTCACTTTAGAAATCACGCGATAATCGGTGAAAATGTGAGAATTGGAAATTTCGTTGAAATTAAAAATGCTAACTTTGGTGATAACAGTAATGCAGCTCATTTAGCTTATATTGGAGATGCAAAAATTGGTAAAAATGTCAATATGGGTTGTGGTACAATTACAGTTAATTATGATGGAAAAGTAAAACACCAAACTCTTATAGAAGATAACGTTTTTGTTGGGTGTAATTCAAATTTAATTGCTCCTGTAACAATTGGGGATAACTCTTACATTGCTGCAGGGTCAACAGTAAACAAAGATGTCCCAAGTGATGCATTAGCAATTGGTAGAAGTAAACTTATTATTAAAGAAGGGTATGCGAAAAAATTTAAAAAATAG
- a CDS encoding HAD family hydrolase, whose protein sequence is MIKHIFCDLDGTLLKDFNKILDEDIKALQAAQEKGLTVSIATGRLDYEIKMIMNKYQLKGYRISQNGAVVFDELNQLVYEKSISNEDTLTILKALKGYHIVIFFQTADAYIVEEKIPLIVEFEKSQSLITYNENKNILKELDKHQFISISIWAEEDHNIEIKKQLDKVLPPHLVSYVSSKYTLDITDVENSKGNGIKQICEKNKISLNEIAVIGDSQNDLSMFNITDNSYVMDEADVEVKKHAQFCVESVKHAVFDILNNR, encoded by the coding sequence ATGATAAAACATATTTTTTGTGACCTTGATGGAACCTTATTAAAGGATTTTAACAAAATACTTGATGAAGATATCAAAGCATTACAAGCAGCACAGGAAAAAGGACTTACGGTATCAATCGCAACTGGACGCTTAGATTATGAAATCAAAATGATTATGAATAAGTATCAATTAAAGGGATATAGAATATCACAAAATGGGGCTGTTGTTTTTGATGAACTTAATCAATTAGTATATGAAAAAAGTATATCAAATGAAGATACCTTAACAATATTAAAAGCATTAAAAGGGTATCATATAGTAATCTTTTTTCAAACAGCAGATGCCTATATAGTTGAGGAAAAGATACCACTAATCGTTGAGTTTGAAAAGTCACAATCTCTGATTACTTATAATGAAAATAAAAATATTTTAAAGGAATTAGATAAACATCAATTTATCTCAATTTCTATTTGGGCAGAAGAAGATCATAATATAGAAATAAAAAAACAATTAGATAAAGTTTTACCTCCACATCTAGTTAGTTATGTTTCAAGTAAATATACCCTTGATATTACGGATGTAGAAAATTCAAAAGGGAATGGTATTAAACAGATTTGTGAAAAAAATAAAATCTCATTAAATGAGATTGCTGTTATTGGAGACTCACAAAATGATCTATCGATGTTTAATATCACAGATAATAGTTATGTGATGGATGAAGCTGATGTAGAAGTTAAAAAGCATGCTCAATTTTGTGTTGAAAGTGTAAAACATGCTGTTTTTGATATATTAAATAATAGGTGA
- a CDS encoding oligosaccharide flippase family protein, producing MKSKLMKGALFVTIATFFVKILSIVYKIPYQNLTGDKGFYIYQQMYPLFALVVATSSFANPLAISETITQKKMMEKTISSSLFFIFSISLLLSLVIVILNPYLGFIMGDRNLSSLFYPLIPVLLIVPIISIVRGYFYSNVHTINQVGISIISEQLFRVLFIIFILYLYYNVIIIDLYQVAKYSFYGFSIGLFMALVIVLHKFNIKLIHIRYVNLQVGLKIIKRSLFLLISASLLLFLQLIDSLTITKQLTHIMSLQEAMVVKGIYDRGLPIIQSAIFFVSPLLSSIIPHIQKKDFSKLILFILYLSLPAMIGLIFVLKDLNVLLFNDGKYTYVLQVSAIIVLLYSLFLTFSAITKDHKRLTIIIILGLVIKTSGNLILIDEMGIVGASLSSVASVLFMLVFIIILNREFIQVQYQLLFKIMTSCGVMSGVLLLSIFIPSLNHLFIKILLGISSYFGASYILKIEKSDFMIKYTSDA from the coding sequence ATGAAATCAAAATTAATGAAAGGTGCTTTGTTTGTAACAATCGCCACCTTTTTTGTTAAGATTTTATCTATCGTATATAAAATACCATATCAAAATTTAACTGGGGATAAAGGATTTTATATTTATCAACAGATGTATCCTTTGTTTGCACTGGTTGTTGCAACAAGTAGTTTTGCTAATCCATTAGCCATTAGTGAAACAATTACACAAAAAAAAATGATGGAAAAAACGATTAGTTCAAGTCTTTTTTTCATTTTTAGTATTTCTCTATTGCTATCACTTGTTATTGTTATATTAAATCCTTATTTAGGGTTTATTATGGGTGATAGAAATCTCTCAAGTTTGTTTTACCCATTAATCCCAGTTTTATTAATCGTACCAATTATTTCAATTGTTAGAGGGTACTTTTATAGTAATGTTCATACCATTAATCAAGTTGGGATATCAATTATTAGTGAACAATTATTTCGTGTTTTATTTATAATATTTATTTTATACTTGTATTATAATGTGATTATAATAGATCTTTATCAGGTAGCTAAATATAGTTTTTATGGCTTCAGTATTGGTCTTTTTATGGCGTTAGTCATTGTTTTACATAAATTTAATATAAAGCTTATTCATATTAGATATGTTAATCTTCAAGTAGGACTTAAGATTATTAAAAGAAGTCTATTTCTACTAATTAGCGCTTCACTTTTATTATTTTTACAATTAATCGATAGTTTAACTATTACGAAACAATTAACGCATATCATGTCATTACAAGAAGCTATGGTTGTAAAGGGAATTTATGATAGAGGATTACCAATTATTCAAAGTGCTATCTTTTTTGTTTCTCCTCTACTATCAAGTATTATTCCTCATATTCAAAAAAAGGATTTTAGTAAACTCATCCTCTTTATCTTGTATTTATCATTACCAGCAATGATTGGTCTTATTTTTGTATTGAAAGATTTAAATGTCCTTCTTTTTAATGATGGTAAGTATACCTACGTTCTACAGGTAAGTGCTATTATTGTCTTACTTTATTCATTATTTTTAACTTTTTCAGCAATCACTAAAGATCATAAGCGTTTGACAATCATAATTATTTTAGGACTTGTTATTAAGACAAGTGGTAATTTAATTTTGATTGATGAAATGGGCATTGTGGGAGCCTCACTAAGTTCTGTTGCTAGTGTATTATTCATGCTTGTTTTTATAATTATATTAAATAGAGAATTCATCCAAGTACAATACCAGTTATTATTTAAAATAATGACATCTTGTGGGGTGATGAGTGGTGTTTTATTATTGAGTATTTTTATCCCCTCTTTAAACCATTTATTCATAAAAATACTATTAGGAATCAGTAGTTATTTTGGTGCTAGTTATATTTTAAAAATAGAAAAGTCAGATTTTATGATAAAATATACTAGTGACGCATAA
- the spoVG gene encoding septation regulator SpoVG — protein sequence MKVTNVRIKKIEDKNRLKAVATITFDECFVIHELRLIEGENGMFVAMPSKRNNKGEFRDVCHPITKEFRQEIEEVVLHTYNEAE from the coding sequence ATGAAAGTTACAAATGTCAGAATAAAAAAAATAGAAGATAAAAATCGTCTAAAAGCAGTGGCTACGATTACGTTTGATGAGTGTTTTGTTATCCATGAACTTCGATTAATTGAAGGTGAAAATGGAATGTTTGTGGCTATGCCAAGCAAACGAAACAATAAAGGTGAATTTAGAGATGTATGTCATCCTATAACGAAAGAATTTAGACAAGAAATTGAAGAAGTGGTCTTACATACTTATAATGAAGCAGAGTAA
- a CDS encoding ribose-phosphate diphosphokinase, with amino-acid sequence MFYEQKKVKLFSLSSNQKLAQEISDASGIPLSRCEVKRFADGEVSIDIHETVRGHDVFVVQTTSCPVNENLMEVLIMIDALKRASAKTMNIIMPYYGYSRQDRKARARQPISAKLVANLLQAAGASRVLAMDLHAAQIQGFFDIPIDNFVAMPIIARYFREKDFSQELVVVSPDHGGTTRARQLADYLNCPIAIIDKRRPRPNVSEVMNVIGKVEGKIAIIIDDMIDTGGSIVNAANALKERGATKIYAACTHPIFTYPANERIEESIIEECVVTNTISLPEEKITPKIVQLSVGQLLGQGIINIIKDESISDLFTL; translated from the coding sequence ATGTTCTATGAGCAAAAAAAAGTCAAACTATTCTCTCTCTCATCCAATCAAAAATTAGCTCAAGAAATTTCAGATGCATCAGGGATTCCATTATCACGATGTGAAGTCAAACGTTTTGCTGATGGAGAAGTGAGCATTGATATTCATGAAACAGTTCGTGGGCACGATGTATTTGTTGTTCAAACAACAAGTTGTCCTGTTAATGAAAATTTAATGGAAGTATTGATTATGATAGATGCTTTAAAAAGAGCATCTGCTAAAACAATGAATATTATTATGCCGTATTATGGTTATTCACGTCAAGATAGGAAAGCAAGAGCTCGTCAACCTATTTCAGCTAAATTAGTTGCGAATTTACTTCAAGCAGCAGGCGCTAGTCGTGTATTAGCAATGGATTTGCATGCTGCCCAAATTCAAGGATTTTTTGATATTCCAATTGATAATTTTGTAGCAATGCCGATTATTGCTCGTTATTTCAGAGAAAAAGATTTTTCTCAAGAATTAGTTGTTGTTTCACCAGATCATGGTGGTACTACAAGAGCAAGACAACTTGCTGACTATTTAAATTGTCCAATTGCGATTATAGATAAAAGACGTCCACGTCCAAATGTAAGTGAAGTTATGAATGTCATTGGTAAAGTGGAAGGTAAGATTGCAATTATTATAGATGATATGATAGACACAGGTGGTAGCATTGTAAATGCAGCTAATGCTTTAAAAGAACGAGGTGCTACAAAAATTTATGCAGCTTGTACCCATCCAATATTTACCTATCCTGCCAATGAAAGAATCGAAGAATCGATTATTGAGGAATGTGTAGTAACTAATACTATAAGCCTTCCAGAAGAAAAAATAACTCCAAAAATAGTTCAACTTTCAGTTGGTCAATTATTGGGGCAAGGGATTATAAATATAATAAAAGATGAATCGATAAGTGATCTATTTACACTTTAG
- the mfd gene encoding transcription-repair coupling factor, whose translation MDSVIRYMNDLLVTHRIDKLLHKKNQKLLISNVNENVVSVLISHFFAHINQNIMVVTSNLFQAQKTYDKLVQVLGEEHVHFFPMDEFISAEMLASSNEFRQERIDTIVNVIENKKGIIITHTIGAIRKLPPKEVILESIIHIKNCDILEFDELIKRCVFMGYKRQSVVENHGEIAVRGGIIDIFPFTSDHPYRIEFFDDEIDSIRYFDEKSQRTIRMLDEAKITPIYELIYSETIKNKVINDLKEAFDEKIKNRKQQEINSLNEYFYHDINDIENYQDLTRIHKYITYFYEESSTIFDYLNDGLLLFIDYNNIQNSFDNFNLEYHQFYTELLEDNKTVFVPRHYNNLDDLTEVKHNQVYIQEYTNFIKDIPFSDSVNFNSRKIEQYYGVLEDFYEEVKRNSDNKTYCISFRQKNQLLHFSQNLEDQKISFAIIGDNDEIILNKVNLVLSNIPEGFELITDNIKFITSHELYKKVTKVVKYRSTIKEARRIKNIDELKIGDYVVHHTHGIGQYIGIQTLETNGVHKDFLQIAYKGEDKLYLPVENIDLIQKFLGKEGTKPKIHKIGGTEWAKTKNKVKTKIKDIADKLIKLYALREQTAGFAFSKDTEEQQEFEENFIYVETPDQLQAIEEVKKEMEQSIPMDRLLCGDVGYGKTEVAMRAAFKAIMDNKQVAYLAPTTILTQQHYDNFIERFRDFPVNIALLNRFVSKKMQTEIIKKIKKGQIDIVIGTHRLLSKDITFQDLGLLIVDEEQRFGVEHKERIKELKVNVDVLTLTATPIPRTLQMSLIGVRSLSLLETPPANRYPVQTYVIEENDTVIKESIERELARHGQVFFLYNRVEDIERKASRLQELIPDAKVTFAHGQMSKERLEKTMVAFLNKEFDVLVCTTIIETGIDIANANTLIISDADRLGLSQLYQLRGRVGRSDRIAYAYMMYPKRKVLSEVASKRLMAIKEFTELGSGFKIAKQDLAIRGSGDLLGAQQYGFIDSVGFELYTKLLKQAIAEGKNEVYDENIDVKENEIEIRILEDAYIPYDYIDNESIKIEMYKKIKQINSEQDLIDLENELIDRFSDYPQPVQNLLNLAFIKSCCQDLGIIKILDTKSNIEYRFSEKASSNVNGEKLFLAANEVSSNINFKYLNGQIVMIIDKPRLKDNYLILSRKLFVKIIHGRIM comes from the coding sequence ATGGATAGTGTAATTCGCTATATGAATGACTTGTTAGTAACACATAGAATTGATAAATTATTACATAAAAAAAACCAAAAGTTATTAATAAGCAATGTAAATGAAAATGTAGTCTCAGTATTAATATCCCATTTTTTTGCACACATAAATCAAAATATTATGGTGGTAACATCTAATTTATTTCAAGCCCAAAAAACATATGACAAGTTAGTGCAGGTGCTAGGTGAAGAGCATGTGCACTTTTTCCCTATGGATGAATTTATTTCAGCAGAAATGCTGGCTTCAAGTAATGAATTTCGTCAGGAACGTATTGATACAATAGTAAACGTTATTGAAAATAAAAAAGGTATAATAATAACACATACTATTGGAGCGATAAGAAAATTACCACCTAAAGAAGTGATTTTAGAGAGTATAATTCATATTAAAAATTGCGATATACTGGAATTTGATGAACTCATTAAACGATGTGTATTTATGGGGTATAAAAGACAAAGTGTTGTTGAAAATCATGGAGAAATTGCTGTTCGGGGTGGAATTATTGATATTTTCCCATTTACTTCAGATCATCCTTATCGAATTGAATTTTTTGATGATGAAATTGATTCTATTCGTTATTTTGATGAAAAATCACAAAGAACGATTAGGATGTTAGATGAGGCAAAAATTACTCCAATATATGAACTTATATATTCTGAAACAATAAAAAATAAAGTGATTAATGATTTAAAAGAAGCATTTGATGAGAAAATTAAAAATCGTAAACAACAAGAAATTAACTCTTTAAATGAATATTTTTATCATGATATAAATGATATTGAAAATTATCAAGATTTAACTCGTATCCATAAATACATTACTTATTTTTATGAAGAGTCATCCACTATTTTTGATTATTTAAATGATGGATTATTGCTTTTTATTGATTATAACAATATTCAAAATAGTTTTGATAATTTTAATTTGGAATATCATCAATTTTATACAGAACTATTAGAAGATAATAAAACCGTATTTGTACCTAGACATTATAATAATTTAGATGATTTAACTGAGGTTAAACATAATCAGGTTTACATACAAGAGTATACGAATTTTATTAAAGATATTCCTTTTTCAGATAGTGTTAATTTTAATAGTCGTAAAATAGAACAGTATTATGGTGTATTAGAAGACTTTTATGAAGAAGTGAAGAGAAATAGTGATAACAAAACTTATTGTATTTCTTTTCGTCAAAAAAATCAGTTACTTCATTTTAGCCAAAACTTAGAAGATCAAAAGATTTCATTTGCGATTATTGGTGATAATGATGAAATCATTCTTAATAAAGTGAATTTAGTATTGAGTAACATCCCTGAAGGGTTTGAATTAATAACTGATAATATTAAATTCATAACATCCCATGAATTATATAAAAAAGTCACAAAAGTAGTAAAATACCGAAGTACAATAAAAGAAGCAAGACGAATTAAAAATATTGATGAATTAAAAATTGGTGATTATGTTGTTCATCATACCCATGGGATAGGACAATATATTGGAATTCAAACTTTAGAAACAAATGGTGTCCATAAAGACTTTTTACAAATTGCTTATAAAGGTGAAGATAAATTATATTTACCTGTTGAAAATATCGATTTGATTCAAAAGTTTTTGGGTAAAGAAGGTACGAAGCCAAAAATTCATAAAATTGGTGGTACTGAATGGGCTAAAACGAAAAATAAAGTCAAAACAAAAATCAAAGATATTGCAGATAAATTAATTAAGTTATATGCTCTACGTGAGCAAACAGCTGGGTTTGCATTTTCAAAGGATACAGAAGAACAACAGGAATTTGAAGAAAACTTTATTTATGTTGAAACGCCAGATCAACTTCAAGCAATTGAAGAAGTTAAGAAAGAAATGGAACAAAGTATACCAATGGATCGGTTATTATGTGGTGATGTTGGTTATGGCAAGACTGAGGTTGCGATGAGAGCTGCTTTTAAAGCAATTATGGATAATAAACAAGTGGCTTATTTAGCACCAACAACGATTTTAACCCAGCAACATTACGATAATTTTATCGAGAGATTCCGTGACTTTCCAGTTAATATTGCATTATTGAATCGTTTTGTAAGTAAAAAAATGCAAACAGAAATCATTAAAAAGATTAAAAAAGGTCAAATAGATATTGTAATTGGAACCCATAGATTATTATCTAAAGATATCACATTCCAGGATTTAGGTTTATTGATTGTTGATGAGGAACAACGATTTGGTGTTGAGCATAAAGAAAGAATTAAAGAATTAAAAGTTAATGTAGATGTATTAACATTAACCGCAACACCAATTCCAAGAACTTTACAAATGTCTTTAATTGGTGTACGGTCGTTATCTCTATTAGAAACACCACCAGCCAATCGCTATCCGGTTCAAACTTATGTTATTGAGGAAAATGATACAGTGATTAAAGAGTCTATTGAGCGTGAACTAGCACGACACGGCCAAGTTTTTTTCCTATATAACAGAGTGGAAGATATTGAAAGAAAGGCAAGTAGACTTCAAGAATTAATACCAGATGCGAAGGTAACCTTTGCCCATGGACAGATGTCTAAAGAACGGTTAGAAAAAACAATGGTTGCCTTTTTAAATAAAGAATTTGATGTATTAGTCTGTACAACAATTATTGAAACAGGTATTGATATTGCCAATGCAAATACCTTGATTATTTCAGATGCAGATCGATTAGGTCTTTCACAGTTATATCAACTTCGTGGACGTGTAGGTCGAAGTGATAGAATTGCTTATGCATATATGATGTATCCGAAGCGAAAAGTATTAAGTGAAGTAGCGAGTAAACGCTTAATGGCGATAAAAGAGTTTACAGAACTTGGATCAGGATTTAAAATTGCTAAACAAGATTTAGCGATTCGTGGGTCAGGAGATCTATTAGGTGCGCAACAATATGGATTTATTGATTCAGTTGGTTTTGAATTATATACTAAACTATTAAAACAAGCGATAGCTGAAGGCAAGAATGAAGTATACGATGAAAATATTGATGTAAAAGAGAATGAAATTGAAATTAGAATCTTAGAAGACGCGTATATTCCATACGATTACATTGATAATGAATCAATAAAGATCGAAATGTATAAAAAAATAAAACAAATAAATTCTGAACAAGATCTAATCGATCTTGAAAATGAATTAATCGATCGGTTTTCAGATTATCCACAACCTGTTCAAAACTTGCTTAATTTAGCATTTATTAAAAGTTGTTGTCAAGATTTAGGAATAATAAAAATTTTAGATACTAAGAGTAATATAGAGTATCGTTTTAGTGAAAAAGCCAGTTCAAATGTAAATGGAGAAAAATTATTTTTAGCTGCGAATGAAGTTTCTTCCAATATAAATTTTAAATATTTAAATGGTCAAATTGTAATGATAATTGATAAACCTCGTTTAAAAGATAATTATTTAATACTTTCTAGGAAGTTATTTGTTAAAATTATCCATGGTCGAATAATGTAA